DNA from Electrophorus electricus isolate fEleEle1 chromosome 5, fEleEle1.pri, whole genome shotgun sequence:
TCTTGCATCACCTAAAATTCCTAGCTCATGGCTGCTGGTCCCATGGTCCCATATATTTGATGGACTCCTGGACTGAGCACATTTCAATAAATAGTTAAATTATTGCTGTACTACCAAAAGGCTGAAGAAATCATTTGAGAAGGATGTAACAGACTGGGATGCCCACGGGACTAGTTGATATTTCTCCTGTCTTGTGAGTACGAGTATGTGAACCTCAGCATGAATGCTGCTCATGTGATGAGTCAGAGAGGATATCTGTGCGCTAAGCTTTAAATCTGTGCTGGGGAATCCAATCCGCTTTACTACATCACAACGGAGGTAAACACTTTTGCATTTTCCCTAGAAAATGTGGACACGCACACAACATCCCACTGTGTGACTGTCTTTGGGAGTGTCTGCTTTAATGTGTAGAGGATGGTAGAAACAAGGAGAAAAAGGTTAGTAAGTGTGTAATGAATGAGAAACATTACAAAGATGGTACAGATGGTACAAAGACTGTTTAATTTACACTCACCTCCAATATTATTAAGGAGACTGATAATtctacatatatctatatataaaagGTTCGTCAGCTTCTCCCTTTCTTCCTATCCAAAAGAGGTTGCATTATTGCTAATGTGCATGCTTAGAACTGAAAGTTCTTGAGTCTAACTGGAATGACCTTTTGGACCGTATGTTCCCAGAATGCTGCATCATAGTATCTGTGCTGATGGGCAGTGCTTTTTCTGATCCTGAAAACCAGGCTGATTGCTccacatataaaataaaagacgTCTGATACATTTTTGTCATGAACATGTGGCATGTCGCCACATTTAATTGATTTACTACAAAACGTGTTGAAATTTTCCAGGCATAATTATTTACTTGTACTAGAAACGAGAGTTGGTTGAATTACCAGTGCATGCTAGCATGAAACCagaagagagggacagagacacacgTGCAAATAAGGAGTTTCTTTCTTCTCCACTGTagtaaagaaagcaaaaataaaagcacagcaGCTAGCTGGCCGTTAAAACAATAGCAATAGAAACCGCTGGCAGTGTAACTGAGAGCGCTGAGACACTGCAGGGCAACAGGAAGTCTCATATCGCAGCAGGTGAGTAATGCACAGCGATGGAGAAGAGTGTCTGTGGACTTCAAATgggagaaacaaacaaaggttAATCAAGGCACAGGTGAATATGATCAGGTGAACACTACAAATTGAGACTTTGTCAGGAAGAAACTACCAAAAGTTTCATCTGTGTTATTAGAGCAGAGTTCTAACATTAGTACAAGGTCCTGGGAAGTACTTTTCAAACTTGTTAAAATGGCTTGTATAGgatgaaaaatattattcattgttatcaaatattaataaatgactCTTGTCTTTGCATTTGCATAGGATAAAATGGCTCCCCTTATAGGAGACAGAGCTGCCTTGGAGTGAAAGACAGAATGTATTACTTTTAACAATAACCACTCTAAATGACATGAACGATAACATCACTCTAAACACATGAATGATAAGGCACCGCTCTAGCCCCACCCCCCGGCCCCCGCCCACCACCCAGACCCAATCACAGAAACCTGCCCTGCTGTCATCCTTTACCTGTTACCATGGTGACTGACCTGCTCCCCTTGTCTGTGCAGTCCCTATGTGGGCGGTGGGGGCCATCGTGGTGGTACTCCTGGCCCTTGTGGTCTGCTTCTTGTTCTGCGCCTTCAAGAAGTGTTTCGGCAAAAAGAGGAAGTCCAAGAAAGCCAGGGAGCGCAAGGGTTTAGCACGCCACCGCAAGAACGGAGAGGAAGGGGAGTTGGAGGGAGTGTCGAAGGTAAGGTAAACTTTTAATGAAGTAAAACATGAgtaaattttcatttaaaaatcaggtTGAAAACAAGTGTTAACCAAGGTGCTGTACAAAGAGTATGTGAGTATTACCCAAAGTGCTGTACAGAGAGTTTGCAACTGGTTTTTCTCCTTATTACCAATCTTCACTGTATACAGataaacataacacaacatTACATGTTCATATTATGGTTAGCTGTTCCAAAAAGGGTAAAGTGTAAACATCTGCCTTATGGTTGtggatttaaaaacatacacacatgaggCAGTTTCCCATACAACTTGATAATTATTAAGACCAAGAAGAGCCAGATGATGAGAAGAAGACACTGGTCCATGCTGTGTATGCAGTTTAAAGCGTACTCTTTATGCTCCAGAGCCAAACATAAAACATAGGTTTCCTCTCATCATTGTTAGCAAGAAGAAAGTGAGACcaaggaaggagaggaggagaaagaagaacaCGAACACCTGGGAAGACTGGAGTTTGCTCTGGACTACGACTTCACTGAAGCTCAGGTCTCGCCATTAGTTAACGTCAACGTGCAGCATAACAGGCTTTGTTAATCTACGGCTTTGTTGGGAATTTGTTTGAGCAGAAGCTTTAAACACTGATGTGCTTCTAAGCATATTATTATAGCTTTTTAGTGTAGCATTATTTTAttgaatgaaaaaataaatgaaaactctGAGGACGtaaaaaatcacttttattttcttattttcctgTTCTAGCTGATAGTAAGCGTGCTGAAGGCTCAGGACCTGGCTGCTATGGACATCGGTGGCACCTCTGACCCATATGTGAAGGTCTACTTGCTTCCAGACAAGAAGAAGAAGTTCGAGACCAAAGTCCAGCGCAAAAACCTTTGCCCTGTGTTCAACGAGACCTTCACCTTTAAGGTCTCTCTTTAACCGTCCAGATGTCCCAATCTCAAAATCTCAAAACCTGAGACAGCTCATAAGGGCTCTGATCTCTTCCCATTGAGTTAGTCATGTACATTAGCGCAAGCAAAACAATGGGCATGTACCCcagactgtgttaatgtgtgtatggaggTGTCTCCGTTcattttaagtgttttgaaaCTCATTGTAACAATGCAGGCATTCATTACCATATCTGGTTCCAGTTTTGAATTGTGAGTGTTTAGATGTTTGCTTCCCTGTTAATGTCATcttttgatgtgtttgttttgatgacTATATCTGAGTATGGTTGCGAGTCATACACTTGGATGTAGATAAATGTGGGTCTCAGTAGTTcactttctttgtgtgtgtctctgtaacAGCATGTGATGCTGTCCCAGACTCTTGTGTCATGAATAGCATCCAGAGCTCCCAGAAGCCCTCTGCTCCCCCACAGTAGTTTTGTCTTTCATTCTGTGATTGACAGCACGACAGGTATCACTAAATGTGCAAACAATCCTTTGGATTATGGTGTTCATCATCACATCATCCAACATCTTAAAGAATAATTTTGTACTTACATgttggatctctctctctctctctctctctctctctctctctctctctctctcgttctctctctctctctctctctctctctctctctctcattctctctctctctcacacacacaaaaaaacctctctctccctctctctttgtatgCTGTCTCTCAGATCCCCTATGCCGAATTGGGTGGTAAGACCCTGGTTCTTCAAGTCTTTGACTTTGACCGTTTTGGTAAACATGACGTGATTGGCCAGATAAAGATCCCTATGAGTAGTGTGGATCTAGGGCAGCCCCTGCACCAGTGGAGAGACCTGGAGAATGCAGAGAAGGAAGAGGTACATTTGCAGTTCTCTGTAGTGTATTTCATAATGAAACATAGTAGAGAGTGCATAGGCAATTGCCAAAGTATTAAATTCcaattttgtcttatttttaagTCATCGCCCTCCAGCAGTGTTATGAAAATTAAACTGTGCAAGACATTCAGAAAAGCAGACGGCCCGGCAAACCTTTTGCTATGTCCCGTTGCTAAGTAACCAGCAGACTAGCCGTTTACACATAGCTaagagtgtttgtgtctttgttctTGACTACAGAGCCCTTGATCTCATTCAGCAGCTCTGCTGGACTGTAAAACACTTCTTAATCAGCACACCATGGCTATGTGATTCAAGATGTGAACTATTGTGGTTGTCAACACATCTTTGGATTAAAAGTTGACAGACATAAATACGCATCTGCAATTGTCTGTTGTACTCTTTAGTTTGATCTTGTGCTCTTTCCCTCTAGGCCCACCAAGATAACATattgaaatgtaattcatttcaaattctctctctctctctctctctctctctctctctctctctctctctctctctctctcaatttcatTACCTCCTTTTGCCTCTCAGCAAGAGAAGTTGGGTGatatctgtatctctctgcGTTATGTTCCCACTGCTGGTAAACTTACTGTCAACATTATGGAGGCCAAAAACCTAAAAAAGATGGATGTGGGTGGTTTATCAGGTAACCTTCCTCACATAAACTCCATTAATCTGAGCTTTCTTTATATTCTCAAAAAAAGTCCTTTTATAATATCATATTACCAGATATTGTGATGTTATAAACTATAGGCTAAAATGCTTCCTCTgattttttgcatttcagatCCTTTTGTGAAGATTGTGTTGCTGCATAATGGCAAGCGCCTGAAGAAGAAAAGAACGACGGTTAAGAAAAATACGCTGAATCCATATTTCAATGAGAGCTTCAGTTTTGAGATCCCATTCGAACAGATACAGGTAGCTTTAATGGTTCATCTGCCACTGTCCAGTAACTGTTCAATCATTATGTATTCAATAAGCTCCATGAGAGAACAGTGCTTCTGTCTACAAAGGGTCTGGAAGCATTTAGGCAATACAGCacattaaaatggcatttgGATGTGATATCAGCATGATTCATCGCAAGCCATTGCCTTGGTCACCTTAGTGTATAAAAGGAAGCTCAGCAGGCACAGGGCttatatatttctgtattttactGTGTGTAGTAGCACTGTGGTTCAAAGGTCTTTGGGGTGCAGCACCACCCACTTCTCAGCATCAGTGATTTAAATCAGTGACTTTAAATTGTAGTTGGAGAGCAAGAACAAATAAGGTAATGAATACTGGCagttgtatttaatatttggtTGATTAAATGAACTTctgataaaaattaaaatgtacagaCTGAAAATTAATTAAGATCTGAGGAACTGAGGAACAGGtgattttataatattttttatattcctACTAACAAATTTAAAACCTGTCTGTTCTCTCCCAATCCAGAAAGTCCAGCTCCTCATCACTGTTTATGATTATGACAAACTGGGGAGTAACGACCCCATTGGCAAGACCTTCATTGGCTACAGAGCAACTGGTGTTGGCCTACGTCATTGGTCAGACATGCTGGCCAATCCGAGGCGTCCTGTGGCCCAGTGGCACACCCTCCAGCCTGAGGAGGAAGTGGAAGCTGTCCTCAATGCACCCCATCACTAAAAATAACCATCACTATGTAAACCAGCAAATAGTAATTGTGTCTTGACCCATAGCTTGCTTATCAACCCTAACATTCAGCCCAGCATGTGGCCAGTGGTGAATATTTGTTAATATCCTGAGGTATAAAGCTATAAATCTCAATTATACTGGCTAATGACACACTATGATATTAAACTTCGGTCATCTAATTTCTCcctttttagaataaaaaaaaaaacccattggTATTTCTTCCACTCTTGAAGCTCTACATTTATGTGAGTTTTTCTGTTATGTATTGGTTGTATTGAGTTGTTTTATATGACAGTAAAGTGTGATGTCAGTTAATTTTTTGTCATGATGACATTCCGTGTGTACGTCAGACGCTGACCCTGTGTGGTGTTCTAAATGATTAATTGAAGCTGTAGATGTCTTAAAGATGTAACAGATGGATCGCTGGAAATTTTCTTAGTTTAGTGTCTATAGAAGTGACAGTTCATAGCCAACCATCCTAGATTTGTTTTCTTCAAAGTGGATGCTATGTGCTGAATCAGTGTAtactaaaacaataaatatttagattgaAAGTGCAACTAAAAGCTCTGTATTCAAAACTGACTATATTtgattttgtaaaaaaatatttggtttaTAAAAGCTCATAAATTATCTCACAGAGCTCCCAAATTTATGCTCTTCTGTTTGAATGCCTTTATTGTTAACTAGAGTGTTAACATGGTGAAATGCCTACAATAATCTCTCGAAACACTATTGATCAAAAACTAGAAAGTGACATCTTGGTTTCTCTTTTAATATTCTctagtttttagtttattttgtgtgtgtgtctgcatgctgcATGAAAGATACAAATAAAGCAATTCAATTCATTTGTACAGTCTTTTTTTATAAAAGACACTGTCACAACAATTTGGAGAAATCCAGGTCCAGACCCTTAATGAGTAAGCCACGATTATCACCAGCATGGAACAATTGCCTCGGACggtagaaaaaaaatggaaacgATAAAAAGAGTCAAAAGGGGAAACTCTTTCACTGCGAAGTTGTAAGCAGAGAATCTTACATGAGTGAGATTATGCAGAAGAACGATCCATTAAATAGGCCTATGCCTGGTGTTAAAAGTCTCGCTGATTGAGTGGGACTGAAGGGTTTTGAGGGGGAATATTGATTATGTTGCCCGTAATGACATTTAATGTGAAC
Protein-coding regions in this window:
- the syt5b gene encoding synaptotagmin Vb isoform X2; amino-acid sequence: MRFASMAVRIRRTAEQAEPEPKPEPEPEPKPKLHSASQAPPMTPPTHHNYDNMKSKFMNELEHLPLPMWAVGAIVVVLLALVVCFLFCAFKKCFGKKRKSKKARERKGLARHRKNGEEGELEGVSKQEESETKEGEEEKEEHEHLGRLEFALDYDFTEAQLIVSVLKAQDLAAMDIGGTSDPYVKVYLLPDKKKKFETKVQRKNLCPVFNETFTFKIPYAELGGKTLVLQVFDFDRFGKHDVIGQIKIPMSSVDLGQPLHQWRDLENAEKEEQEKLGDICISLRYVPTAGKLTVNIMEAKNLKKMDVGGLSDPFVKIVLLHNGKRLKKKRTTVKKNTLNPYFNESFSFEIPFEQIQKVQLLITVYDYDKLGSNDPIGKTFIGYRATGVGLRHWSDMLANPRRPVAQWHTLQPEEEVEAVLNAPHH
- the syt5b gene encoding synaptotagmin Vb isoform X1; amino-acid sequence: MHIYPTIPNKKSLFLCAWLAALMRFASMAVRIRRTAEQAEPEPKPEPEPEPKPKLHSASQAPPMTPPTHHNYDNMKSKFMNELEHLPLPMWAVGAIVVVLLALVVCFLFCAFKKCFGKKRKSKKARERKGLARHRKNGEEGELEGVSKQEESETKEGEEEKEEHEHLGRLEFALDYDFTEAQLIVSVLKAQDLAAMDIGGTSDPYVKVYLLPDKKKKFETKVQRKNLCPVFNETFTFKIPYAELGGKTLVLQVFDFDRFGKHDVIGQIKIPMSSVDLGQPLHQWRDLENAEKEEQEKLGDICISLRYVPTAGKLTVNIMEAKNLKKMDVGGLSDPFVKIVLLHNGKRLKKKRTTVKKNTLNPYFNESFSFEIPFEQIQKVQLLITVYDYDKLGSNDPIGKTFIGYRATGVGLRHWSDMLANPRRPVAQWHTLQPEEEVEAVLNAPHH